GCCGTAACCTCATTACCGTCAGTTAATGCATGACGGACAATTTCACTACCTGTACGACCTGTTGCTCCAAATATTGCGATTTTCATCTACTACATCTCCTATATTCTATGGTAGAAACTCGTTATGTTTTATGTTCGTTCTATGTCACGCAGACAAGCAATGCACCGCAAACAATACGCGATAGCTTTGGGTTGTTAATATGTTGTTAGCTTTCCCCATCGTTGCAGAGCGTAGATCCCGCGTTGGAAGAATGTCAGGCTATTTTGATATTCTTCTACGTCTAAAGTATATAGCGCATCTTCATTATCCCATATCCGGTTGAAATACGCGTTGATTTCATCTGTCAGCTCGCTGTCCGTTGGTGCTATAATGCGCAGATTCGCTTCCAAGTTGTAATCACGTAACGTGCGCTCTGTTATATTGGAAGATCCATTTGTAATATACGTCTCTTCTTCAGTCTGTACGGTTACCAATTTGGTGTGATATTGACCGATTACGGTATTATACCAACGTACTTTAATTTTATCATCGGTATTCTCCCTGATCTCTTGGACAACGGGGCGATTAGGCAAACCGGACTTTTTACTGCCGAATGAGTTTTCGTTCGGGTCTAGAACAATTTCTACCCGCACACCCCGATTAGCCGCTTGTTCTAAGGGTCGGATGACTTCTTGCTCTGAAAGATAAAACATACCCATACGGATCACATCATCTTTTTTTGCTTTTTGAATATCGTTCACTAAGGCGTCCATGACCTTGCTTTCGGTCAAATACTGTACTTGATAGGGACCCTTTTGTTCTTCTACCTCGATACGCGGTAACTTTCCGCCTGACGAATACTGAAGCACAGCCTCTTCCGCTTCCAATATATCATTTTGGATTGGGCCTTTCACTTTGAATGCCGCATTGCCGTGTCGACCACTAGCAGCGTGAGGATTTGAGGACGTAACTAATGCCGCTTGTTCTGTCACGAGAGTTTTTCGATGATTCGCTTTAACATTCAACAACTTCAAGTAAGAAGAAAGTTTCACATCTGGCGCATCACTCGCCAAAAAGTTCGGGAAACGATTTTTTCCGTTAAAATCAAACCACTGTAGAAAGATGCGATACACCCCCGAGTATAAAGGCATCGAATCACGTAATGGCTCTAAGTCTGTGTACACTACTTGCACGCCTGCTTTTTCCAATGCTTTAAACCATTCCGATTCATAAGATTCGTAGCCGGTATTCACTGGATCCGTTATGTAGACAATCGGTATATCAGGAAACTCTTCTTTTTTCTTCACAAGTACATCTGTTAGTTGATCTGCAATTTGAGGAAAATCTTCTTTCTCATCGTAGTAATCATCCATTAAAAAAAAGTCGAGTACGACAAATTCTTGTGCATCTTCAATCATTTGAAACACTTCATTGAATATACGAAGTTCTGATTTGTAGTGATCTTTCGACTTCGTCTTGGAGTACGTTAAATCATATATGAATTCTACGTCTTCTACTTGATGAAGGTCTCCTTTATAGGAAATACCTGGCGGCAACGGCTTATACGTTTGCCAAAGCATGACACCCACATATAGCAATGCAACGAAAAGCAACACATAGGAAGCTATACGCTTTTTAGTCATTTCATGTTTTTCTTTCAACACAAATTCTCTCCTCCTTTCCCTCGTCTTATTTGCTATATGTGTTCCTGAACGCCACGTGTGGAAATATTATACTTTTTATAACGTTCCCTCTCGACCTTGCAATAAACTGTATAAATCTTCATTATTTCATCGAAAGGTATGGTCGTTCAGCATGCCATTCAATAGTCACAGGAATCTGATATGTTTCGGATAGCAGTTCATCCGTCAACACTTCTTTTTTAGGTCCACTGGCTACAATTCTTCCTTCCTTTAGTAATAGTACATGAGTGATTTCAGGAACCAGTTCCTCTATATGATGTGTAACGTAAACGAGGTGCACATTATTTTTGGTAGCTGTTTCAAGTGCTTCAAGAAATTGTTCTCTTGCCAAAATATCCAACCCCGAACAAGGCTCATCCAAAATCAATAACTCTGGATCCCCCATCAAAGCTCGTGCAATTAACACACGACGTTTTTCACCTTCAGAGAGTAGTCTGAATTTCTTCCCTTTGACGTGCTCCAACCGAAATTCTTTCACTAAATAATCAGCACGTAGCCAGTCTTCAGTTAGTAGTTTTTCGTAAATACCAAAGCTTGCAAACTTTCCACTGATGATGATCCGCTCAATCGATTCATTCCAGAAGTAGTCCGAGAATTTTTCTAAAGAACTACTGACAAAGCCAATTTTTTTACGTAATTCAGGTAAATAGGTACTTCCAAATCGTTTGCCAAGCACTTCCACTTCACCACTAGAAGGAATTTCATATGTAGAAATAATGGATAATAATGAAGTCTTACCCGAACCATTCAGTCCAAGCATACCCCACTGTTGCCCTTGCTCAATCTCCCAATCCACATCTTGTAAGATTAGATTGTCTCCTCTTTTAAACTCAACTTCTCGCACTTGTACAATTGCCACATACATTCTCCTCTTTGTAAGAAAAGACCGGTTCGCGCTAAAATGCTACGAACCGGCCCTATCTTTTATTCGTTCTTTTCTTTTTCCATTTCACGATACTTTTTCTTTTCGAGTTCCTGATATTTTCTGTCGTTTTTCTCTTTTATTTTTTCAGCCTTTTCTGCTTCTCTGCGCGCTCTCTTTTCCTTTTCACTTTCTTTCCGTTTACGTCTCTTCTTGACTTCACCTTCTACGTGTTCAAATTGACGAATATCTGTCGGTCTGACTGTAATCGGTTCCCTGGCTAGTAATTTAGCCAACGAGAAGATCAGTAATAGAAGAAGTAAGG
This window of the Sporosarcina ureae genome carries:
- a CDS encoding phospholipase D family protein, with the protein product MLKEKHEMTKKRIASYVLLFVALLYVGVMLWQTYKPLPPGISYKGDLHQVEDVEFIYDLTYSKTKSKDHYKSELRIFNEVFQMIEDAQEFVVLDFFLMDDYYDEKEDFPQIADQLTDVLVKKKEEFPDIPIVYITDPVNTGYESYESEWFKALEKAGVQVVYTDLEPLRDSMPLYSGVYRIFLQWFDFNGKNRFPNFLASDAPDVKLSSYLKLLNVKANHRKTLVTEQAALVTSSNPHAASGRHGNAAFKVKGPIQNDILEAEEAVLQYSSGGKLPRIEVEEQKGPYQVQYLTESKVMDALVNDIQKAKKDDVIRMGMFYLSEQEVIRPLEQAANRGVRVEIVLDPNENSFGSKKSGLPNRPVVQEIRENTDDKIKVRWYNTVIGQYHTKLVTVQTEEETYITNGSSNITERTLRDYNLEANLRIIAPTDSELTDEINAYFNRIWDNEDALYTLDVEEYQNSLTFFQRGIYALQRWGKLTTY
- a CDS encoding ABC transporter ATP-binding protein; this translates as MAIVQVREVEFKRGDNLILQDVDWEIEQGQQWGMLGLNGSGKTSLLSIISTYEIPSSGEVEVLGKRFGSTYLPELRKKIGFVSSSLEKFSDYFWNESIERIIISGKFASFGIYEKLLTEDWLRADYLVKEFRLEHVKGKKFRLLSEGEKRRVLIARALMGDPELLILDEPCSGLDILAREQFLEALETATKNNVHLVYVTHHIEELVPEITHVLLLKEGRIVASGPKKEVLTDELLSETYQIPVTIEWHAERPYLSMK